Proteins encoded by one window of Candidatus Zixiibacteriota bacterium:
- a CDS encoding isochorismatase family protein — MALPKFEDHCWKDVVTPEILETYTPYHRETYIGQRPALLAIDLYNLVYEGGPRYPHELVKEHKSSCGIYAYNAIKPTQELFALCRSLKIPIFYTTTETRKEVNPDTVYATNRQRVQIDPKAFEIREEFRPQPGDVVIYKERASGFFGTPLVAHLTQKGIDSLIVCGESTSGCVRASCVDAYSLGYHVSIVEECVFDRSPLSHKVNLFDLHHKYADVMTLDEVKEQLRRERPRKPD, encoded by the coding sequence ATGGCGCTGCCCAAATTCGAAGATCACTGCTGGAAAGACGTCGTCACGCCGGAAATCCTCGAAACCTACACGCCGTACCACCGCGAAACCTACATCGGCCAGAGGCCGGCGCTGCTGGCGATCGATCTTTACAATCTGGTCTACGAAGGCGGCCCCAGGTACCCGCACGAGCTGGTCAAGGAACACAAGAGCTCCTGCGGCATCTACGCCTACAACGCGATCAAGCCGACGCAGGAGCTGTTCGCGCTCTGCCGCTCGCTCAAGATCCCGATCTTCTACACCACCACCGAAACGCGCAAGGAGGTCAACCCCGACACCGTCTACGCCACCAACCGCCAGCGCGTGCAGATCGATCCGAAAGCCTTCGAGATCCGCGAGGAGTTCCGGCCGCAGCCCGGCGACGTCGTGATCTACAAGGAAAGGGCGAGTGGATTCTTCGGCACGCCGCTCGTCGCCCATCTCACGCAAAAGGGGATCGACAGCCTGATCGTCTGCGGCGAGAGCACCAGCGGCTGCGTCCGCGCGAGCTGCGTCGATGCCTACTCGCTCGGCTATCACGTCTCGATCGTGGAGGAGTGCGTGTTCGACCGGAGTCCCCTCTCGCACAAGGTGAACCTGTTCGATTTGCACCACAAGTACGCGGACGTCATGACGCTCGACGAGGTGAAGGAGCAGCTGCGCCGCGAACGACCGCGGAAGCCGGATTAG
- a CDS encoding alpha/beta hydrolase, translating to MPYSRSGGLKIYYETAGEGFPFVMVHANPFDHNLWMYQIARFSTYFRVIAPDLRGYGRSDKPESPFTLADMAGDVLAVCREENVREAILAGASVGSGIAILLGLDHPEIFKALILVGGSSAGGSGIDERVRGYTETGIERYHRRHLRELVAPGFPETRLGGYLLDSFAERGPRLPGAAIAQIFRARAGADMTARLSSMTVPTLVVNGEHDNSLAAGKRTAALIPGAVHRVLPGTGHACCIEDPAGFDALVIEFLRDRGLMPPRPS from the coding sequence GTGCCCTACAGCCGATCCGGCGGGTTGAAAATCTACTACGAGACGGCGGGCGAAGGCTTCCCCTTCGTGATGGTCCATGCGAACCCGTTCGACCACAACCTGTGGATGTACCAGATCGCCCGCTTTTCGACCTATTTCAGGGTGATCGCGCCCGACCTCCGCGGCTACGGCCGCTCGGACAAGCCCGAAAGCCCGTTCACCCTTGCGGACATGGCGGGCGACGTTCTCGCGGTCTGCCGCGAGGAGAACGTCCGCGAGGCGATCCTCGCCGGTGCGAGCGTGGGCTCGGGGATCGCGATTCTGCTCGGCCTCGATCACCCGGAGATTTTCAAGGCGCTGATTCTCGTCGGCGGCAGCAGCGCCGGCGGCAGCGGCATCGACGAGCGCGTCCGCGGCTACACCGAAACGGGGATCGAACGGTATCATCGGCGCCATCTCCGGGAGCTGGTCGCTCCGGGCTTTCCCGAGACCAGGCTCGGCGGCTACCTCCTCGACTCTTTCGCCGAACGCGGCCCGCGCCTGCCCGGCGCGGCGATCGCTCAGATCTTTCGCGCCCGAGCCGGGGCGGACATGACGGCGCGGCTTTCTTCGATGACGGTGCCGACGCTGGTCGTCAACGGCGAGCACGACAACTCGCTCGCCGCGGGAAAGCGGACCGCCGCCCTGATTCCCGGCGCGGTCCACCGGGTCTTGCCGGGAACGGGACACGCCTGCTGCATCGAGGATCCCGCCGGCTTCGACGCTCTGGTGATCGAATTTCTCCGCGACCGGGGCCTCATGCCGCCTCGACCGAGCTAG
- a CDS encoding VOC family protein has protein sequence MAVDVEKLKGMSPPAAIGFQIRKLGHVVLQVSDLEKSTEFYTRVLGFKVSDVYPEAMMPGGMVFLRCNTDHHCLALVGAGAGSSTGKELHHFAFEVATLGEVLRARDRLRAHNVPIDFEGRRRAGCQIAVEFRDPDNHAVEIYWGLDQVGSDGRVRPAAEWRGARSLEAAIADPVPGQDTSLPERERP, from the coding sequence ATGGCTGTCGACGTCGAAAAGCTCAAGGGCATGAGCCCTCCCGCCGCGATCGGGTTCCAGATCCGCAAGCTGGGACACGTGGTGCTGCAGGTGAGCGATCTGGAAAAATCGACGGAGTTCTACACCCGAGTGCTCGGGTTCAAGGTGTCCGACGTCTACCCGGAAGCGATGATGCCCGGGGGCATGGTCTTTCTGCGTTGCAATACCGACCATCACTGCCTCGCGCTCGTTGGCGCGGGCGCCGGGAGTTCGACGGGAAAAGAGCTGCACCACTTCGCTTTCGAGGTCGCCACTCTGGGGGAAGTGCTGCGCGCCCGCGACCGGCTGCGCGCCCACAACGTCCCGATCGATTTCGAGGGAAGGCGGCGCGCGGGCTGCCAGATCGCCGTGGAGTTCCGCGACCCGGACAACCATGCCGTAGAGATTTATTGGGGCCTGGACCAGGTCGGAAGCGACGGCCGCGTGCGCCCGGCGGCGGAATGGCGCGGCGCGCGCTCGCTGGAAGCGGCTATCGCCGATCCGGTTCCGGGACAGGACACGTCGCTGCCGGAGAGGGAGCGGCCGTGA
- a CDS encoding DUF1152 domain-containing protein has translation MRPPVSGSLEDIIRASTSALVIGVGGGGDVAGALAAARFLEFCGLRFRLGGLSWERYVFDPVPGPRRLDEVENVRVLHPYAWIAGSETRTRSGVYFAESRMASVLGEGVLLLDINGGVRGAVEGIERAVEELRTDLLVGLDVGGDSLADGSEPGLRSPLADSVMLAAFAELEERGLRTLWGVFGYGSDGELTVDELERALSKVAAAGGFLGSWSLTPRIAAELENVIKTVPTEASAIPLDCFRGAWGEGKIRGGQRSIKLTPLTALTFFLSPGVLYQSVARPARAVRSSASLEEANDALHALGIRTELDLERERYRAAQGS, from the coding sequence ATGCGCCCGCCCGTTTCTGGTTCGCTGGAGGACATCATTCGCGCCTCGACCAGCGCCCTCGTGATCGGCGTGGGCGGCGGCGGCGACGTGGCCGGCGCGCTGGCGGCGGCGCGATTCCTGGAGTTCTGCGGTTTGCGTTTTCGCCTCGGCGGTCTCTCGTGGGAGCGCTACGTCTTCGATCCGGTTCCCGGGCCCCGCCGCCTGGACGAGGTCGAGAACGTCCGGGTGCTCCATCCCTATGCCTGGATCGCGGGGAGCGAGACCCGGACCCGTAGCGGGGTCTATTTCGCCGAGTCGCGCATGGCGTCGGTGCTGGGCGAGGGGGTCCTGCTGCTCGACATCAACGGCGGCGTGCGCGGCGCGGTGGAAGGCATCGAGCGGGCGGTCGAGGAGCTTCGGACGGACTTGCTCGTGGGGCTCGACGTCGGCGGGGATTCGCTCGCCGACGGCAGCGAGCCGGGACTGCGGAGCCCGCTTGCCGATTCCGTGATGCTCGCAGCCTTCGCCGAGCTGGAAGAGCGCGGCCTGCGGACCCTCTGGGGCGTTTTCGGCTACGGGAGCGACGGCGAGCTGACCGTCGACGAGTTGGAGCGCGCGCTCAGCAAGGTAGCCGCGGCCGGCGGCTTTCTCGGAAGCTGGTCGCTCACGCCGAGGATCGCCGCGGAGCTGGAGAACGTGATCAAGACCGTTCCGACCGAGGCGAGCGCCATCCCGCTCGATTGTTTCCGCGGCGCGTGGGGAGAAGGCAAGATTCGCGGCGGCCAGAGAAGCATCAAGCTCACTCCCCTCACCGCCCTTACTTTTTTCCTCTCGCCGGGGGTTCTGTACCAGAGCGTGGCGCGGCCCGCGCGGGCGGTCCGGTCGAGCGCTTCGCTCGAGGAGGCGAACGACGCGCTGCACGCCCTCGGCATCCGCACCGAGCTCGATCTCGAGCGGGAGCGCTACCGCGCCGCGCAAGGCTCGTAG
- a CDS encoding MFS transporter — protein MATLQRDVLVLMASRGVRAFAFSYLTVVFAIYLNQLGYSTVTVGLVISTAYASSAVLTAVWGYLSDRYGRKNILMLLAALTIVSNMIYVFVERLFFIFLAVIIANVGAGGSGGGGQGGGPFNPVEHALLAEKCGPAERNRVFATNSFVGSVMGALGALVSGLPQYLQETRGWSSVASYKPLFALTIVFSVVLIFAYASIREEHRPRPRERKISKGTGRLITRMALLGMVDNLGAGLAGPLISYWFYLRFGVELKSLGFMFFLSYFLAALSFLAAPWIARRLGVVRTMALSHGTASLMYMLVPLAPGFPSAAALIVLRSFLAYMDNPLRSSFLMGVVRPEERGSAAGITSLSRHVPMTVSPALSAYLMQALSLSVPIALGGLLQLLHDCAFYYLFRDVKPPEERAASASAAPGVPT, from the coding sequence ATGGCGACCCTGCAGCGGGACGTGCTCGTGTTGATGGCTTCGCGCGGAGTGCGCGCGTTCGCCTTTTCCTACCTCACCGTCGTCTTCGCCATCTACCTCAACCAGCTCGGCTATTCCACGGTGACCGTCGGCCTCGTGATCTCCACGGCCTACGCGAGCAGCGCGGTCCTGACCGCGGTCTGGGGCTATCTCTCCGACCGCTACGGCCGGAAAAACATCCTGATGCTGCTCGCCGCGCTGACCATCGTCTCGAACATGATCTACGTCTTCGTCGAGCGCCTCTTTTTCATTTTCCTGGCGGTGATCATCGCCAACGTCGGCGCCGGCGGCTCCGGCGGGGGCGGTCAGGGGGGCGGTCCGTTCAATCCCGTCGAGCACGCCTTGCTCGCGGAGAAATGCGGCCCCGCGGAGCGCAACCGCGTGTTCGCGACGAACTCGTTCGTCGGGTCGGTCATGGGGGCTCTGGGCGCGCTCGTGAGCGGCCTGCCGCAGTACCTCCAGGAGACCCGCGGTTGGTCGTCGGTGGCGTCGTACAAGCCGTTGTTCGCGCTCACGATCGTCTTCAGCGTGGTCTTGATCTTCGCCTATGCCAGCATCCGCGAGGAGCACCGGCCGCGACCGCGCGAAAGGAAGATCTCCAAGGGCACCGGCCGCCTGATCACCAGGATGGCGCTCCTCGGGATGGTCGACAATCTCGGCGCCGGGCTGGCCGGGCCGCTGATCTCCTACTGGTTCTACCTCCGCTTCGGCGTCGAACTGAAATCCCTGGGTTTCATGTTCTTTCTCTCGTATTTTCTCGCCGCCCTTTCCTTCCTGGCGGCGCCGTGGATCGCGCGCCGGCTCGGGGTGGTGAGAACGATGGCGCTCTCTCACGGGACGGCGTCACTGATGTACATGCTCGTGCCGCTCGCGCCGGGTTTCCCCAGCGCCGCGGCGCTGATCGTTTTGCGCTCTTTCCTCGCGTACATGGACAACCCCCTGCGCAGCTCGTTTCTCATGGGCGTGGTCCGGCCCGAGGAACGCGGCTCGGCCGCGGGAATCACGAGCCTCTCGCGCCATGTCCCGATGACGGTGAGCCCGGCGCTTTCGGCCTATCTGATGCAGGCGCTCTCCCTGAGCGTGCCGATCGCCCTGGGGGGACTGCTGCAGCTCCTCCACGACTGCGCTTTTTACTATCTCTTCCGGGACGTCAAACCGCCGGAGGAGCGCGCCGCCTCCGCCTCCGCGGCGCCCGGGGTCCCGACGTAG
- a CDS encoding MFS transporter, with translation MLAGLPRDARLLMASRGLRAFAFSYLNVVFAIYLDRLGYSTLAIGVVFSVAYLSGALLTAAWGHLSDRLGRRRILILLAALTIVSNAIFIFFSSLFFILLAVVIANVGAGGQGGGGSGGGPFNPVEEALLAEKCTPENRNQIFALNSFVGSLMGAVGALAAGLPQYLQESWGWEAVASYKPLFLLTVVLSAVLALVYRAIGEEHRPAAAPRKISRATGVFVTKMSLLAVVDNFGAGLAGALVPYWFFLRFGVELKSLGLLFFVSYFLAALSFLSAPVAARRLGVVRTMAFSHAVASSLYLAIPFAPTFGLASVLLAIRSYFAYMDNPLRASFTMAMVGSAERGSAAGVTSLARQVPFGISPTVATYLMESVSLTLPLFIGGGLQLANDVAFYLMFRDVKPPEEIRRASPERSGV, from the coding sequence ATGCTCGCCGGGCTCCCCCGCGATGCCAGGCTGCTGATGGCGTCGCGCGGTCTTCGCGCCTTCGCCTTCTCGTATCTCAACGTCGTTTTCGCGATCTACCTCGACCGGCTGGGCTACTCGACCCTGGCGATCGGCGTGGTCTTCTCCGTCGCCTATTTGAGCGGCGCGCTCCTGACCGCGGCCTGGGGGCACCTCTCGGATCGCCTCGGGCGGCGGCGGATCCTGATCCTGCTGGCCGCCCTCACCATCGTCTCGAACGCCATTTTCATCTTTTTCAGCTCTCTCTTTTTCATCCTGCTGGCCGTGGTGATCGCCAACGTCGGCGCCGGCGGCCAGGGAGGCGGCGGCTCCGGCGGGGGGCCCTTCAATCCGGTCGAGGAGGCGCTGCTCGCGGAAAAATGCACGCCGGAGAACCGCAACCAGATCTTCGCGCTCAATTCATTCGTCGGCTCCCTGATGGGCGCGGTGGGCGCGCTCGCCGCCGGTCTGCCGCAATATCTCCAGGAAAGCTGGGGGTGGGAGGCGGTCGCTTCCTACAAGCCCCTGTTCCTTCTGACCGTCGTGCTGAGCGCCGTTCTCGCCCTCGTCTACCGGGCGATCGGAGAGGAGCACCGCCCCGCGGCCGCCCCGAGGAAGATATCGCGCGCGACCGGCGTGTTCGTCACCAAGATGTCCCTTCTGGCGGTCGTCGACAATTTCGGCGCCGGGCTCGCGGGCGCGCTGGTGCCCTACTGGTTTTTTCTCCGCTTCGGCGTCGAGCTCAAATCCCTGGGGCTGCTCTTTTTCGTCTCCTATTTCCTGGCGGCGCTCTCGTTCCTGAGCGCGCCGGTCGCGGCGCGCCGCCTCGGCGTGGTGCGAACGATGGCCTTTTCGCACGCGGTCGCGTCGAGCCTCTACCTCGCGATTCCCTTCGCTCCGACCTTTGGCCTCGCGTCGGTCCTGCTCGCGATCCGCTCCTACTTCGCCTACATGGACAACCCGCTCCGCGCCTCGTTTACGATGGCGATGGTGGGCTCCGCGGAGCGGGGCTCGGCGGCCGGCGTTACCAGCCTCGCGCGCCAGGTCCCTTTCGGGATCAGTCCCACCGTCGCCACCTACTTGATGGAAAGCGTCTCGCTCACTCTTCCCTTGTTCATCGGCGGCGGGTTACAATTGGCCAACGACGTCGCTTTCTATCTCATGTTTCGCGACGTGAAGCCGCCGGAGGAGATCCGGCGGGCTTCGCCCGAAAGGAGCGGGGTTTGA
- a CDS encoding DnaJ family domain-containing protein — translation MSLFWRIAEERILEAQRAGAFDNLPGKGKPIEIEDLSWVPEDLRIGYHVLKNAGVLPPEAELRKDIHTLEDLLKHVEDEGERRALAKSLQWKLVRLDLLKRRSISVQAARHYHRKLLLRFGRR, via the coding sequence TTGAGCCTGTTCTGGCGCATCGCGGAGGAACGGATCCTGGAGGCCCAGCGCGCGGGAGCCTTCGACAACCTGCCCGGCAAAGGCAAGCCGATCGAAATCGAGGATCTGAGCTGGGTTCCCGAAGACCTGCGAATCGGCTATCACGTGCTCAAGAACGCCGGCGTGCTCCCGCCGGAGGCCGAGCTGCGCAAAGATATTCACACGCTCGAAGACCTCCTCAAGCACGTCGAGGACGAGGGCGAGCGGCGCGCGCTCGCGAAGAGCCTCCAGTGGAAGCTCGTGCGTCTCGACTTGCTCAAGCGGCGCTCCATCAGCGTGCAGGCCGCGCGCCACTACCACCGAAAGCTGCTGCTCCGCTTCGGCCGGCGCTGA
- a CDS encoding VOC family protein codes for MADEKTPIRIKKIGHVVFNVTDIERSTRFWTEIMGFKISDRNERGMVFFRCGTDHHTIALAPAENRDHVPKKGAVGFDHCALEVATVSELFRIRDFLRSKGVTIIYEGRRGPGGNPGIEFLDPDGNQIEIYAAMDQIGTDGRSRPASEWKRATSLEEAVANPLPGVEYH; via the coding sequence ATGGCGGACGAGAAAACCCCCATCCGGATCAAGAAGATCGGCCACGTGGTCTTCAACGTAACCGACATCGAGCGCAGCACCAGGTTCTGGACCGAGATCATGGGCTTCAAGATCTCCGACCGGAACGAACGGGGCATGGTCTTCTTCCGCTGCGGCACCGACCACCATACCATCGCCCTGGCCCCGGCGGAAAACCGCGACCACGTCCCGAAGAAGGGAGCCGTCGGCTTCGACCACTGCGCCCTGGAGGTCGCCACGGTCTCCGAGCTCTTCAGGATCCGCGATTTTTTGCGCTCGAAAGGAGTGACGATCATCTACGAGGGGCGGCGCGGCCCCGGAGGCAATCCGGGCATCGAGTTTCTCGACCCCGACGGCAACCAGATCGAGATTTACGCTGCGATGGATCAGATCGGCACGGATGGCCGGAGCCGCCCGGCGTCGGAGTGGAAGCGGGCCACGAGCCTCGAGGAGGCGGTGGCGAATCCGCTTCCCGGGGTCGAATACCATTGA
- a CDS encoding ABC transporter ATP-binding protein has translation MISIRRLQKRFSMRDGAVAAVKDLDLEVAGGEFFVIVGASGSGKTTLLRCVAGLEVPDGGEIAIAGEIVSSDNPPAWVPPQRRGLGMVFQSYAVWPHLTVSQNVALPLAEGAQRVPRAEVASRVREALRLVQLEELADRPATLLSGGQQQRVALARAIAVNSRLLLMDEPLSNLDARLREEVRGKIRDLAKQLGATVLYVTHDQIEAMAIADRIALMQSGEILQVGSPAEIYHRPARAEVAEFFGSVNWLSGVIVEPGVAESQIGKLRLAASGCAAGEKVLLGFRPECLSFAYGHAPGEANVFQARLESSTFLGDQFIFKVKVSDRELVGKNRAVLGTPNASVCLRVDPADVMVFPAEQKTGLEVLEHAQHP, from the coding sequence ATGATCTCGATTCGTCGCCTCCAGAAACGCTTCAGCATGAGAGACGGGGCGGTTGCCGCCGTCAAGGACCTCGACCTGGAAGTTGCGGGCGGCGAATTTTTCGTGATCGTCGGCGCCAGCGGGTCCGGCAAGACCACCCTGTTGCGCTGCGTCGCCGGTCTCGAAGTGCCGGACGGCGGGGAGATCGCCATTGCAGGCGAGATCGTCTCCTCCGACAACCCGCCCGCCTGGGTGCCTCCGCAGCGACGCGGGCTCGGAATGGTGTTCCAGTCCTACGCGGTCTGGCCGCACCTCACGGTGTCCCAGAACGTCGCTCTGCCGCTCGCCGAAGGGGCCCAGCGCGTCCCCCGCGCCGAGGTGGCCAGCCGCGTGCGGGAGGCCCTGCGGCTGGTGCAGCTCGAAGAGCTCGCCGATCGCCCGGCTACCCTGCTGAGCGGCGGCCAGCAGCAGCGCGTCGCCCTCGCGCGCGCGATCGCGGTGAACTCCCGGCTCCTCCTGATGGACGAGCCGCTCAGCAACCTCGACGCCCGGTTGCGCGAGGAGGTCCGCGGGAAGATCCGCGACCTCGCCAAACAGCTCGGCGCAACCGTCCTCTACGTGACCCACGACCAGATCGAAGCGATGGCGATCGCCGACCGCATCGCGCTGATGCAGTCGGGTGAGATCCTGCAGGTCGGCTCTCCCGCGGAGATCTATCACAGGCCGGCGCGCGCCGAGGTAGCCGAGTTCTTCGGCTCGGTGAACTGGCTCTCCGGTGTCATCGTCGAGCCCGGCGTGGCGGAATCGCAGATCGGCAAGCTGCGCCTCGCCGCCTCGGGGTGCGCCGCGGGCGAGAAGGTCCTGCTCGGCTTTCGTCCCGAATGCCTGTCGTTCGCCTACGGCCACGCCCCCGGCGAGGCCAACGTCTTTCAGGCCAGGCTGGAATCGAGCACTTTTCTCGGCGACCAGTTCATCTTCAAGGTGAAGGTGTCGGACCGCGAGCTGGTCGGGAAAAACCGCGCGGTCCTCGGCACGCCGAACGCCAGCGTCTGCCTGCGCGTCGATCCCGCCGACGTGATGGTGTTTCCGGCGGAGCAAAAGACCGGCTTGGAAGTTCTCGAGCACGCGCAACATCCTTGA
- a CDS encoding extracellular solute-binding protein, giving the protein MNRLLGSNARLAGALASALALLAITAMTVQPLHAGAAGPLAEMIEGAKKEGIIRGQWSQNSFGGSAGLAELVAGMNRKYGLNLKSQFTPGPDMQRLMLRLAQEAEAGHPASTDVYLGNSQAIFDAMKANVLKPIDWTAILPRKIPSEPGFEPVAPGKVAVIFASAVVGVLYNSDLVKGDDVPRSLDDVLKPKWKGKVASTPYAAGFRELAMPGLLGREYVIDYVRKLSKQIGGLMRCGEAERITSGEFLMLVLTCGGNDVNVLQRTGAPVAHTVVKEGTVIHTRYAGVPKNSRSPNAGALLAAYLHTPEGQAVLWKHDGMDLHLYPDSKMKKEVDQVRSSGGKIAYNTPQWLASLKGYSETQKELEKILREGGK; this is encoded by the coding sequence ATGAATCGTCTACTCGGGTCCAACGCCAGGCTCGCCGGGGCTCTGGCAAGCGCCCTGGCACTGCTGGCAATCACCGCCATGACGGTGCAGCCGCTCCACGCCGGGGCGGCCGGTCCGCTCGCCGAGATGATCGAGGGAGCGAAGAAAGAGGGGATCATTCGCGGCCAGTGGTCCCAGAACAGCTTCGGAGGCAGCGCCGGCCTGGCCGAGCTCGTGGCCGGAATGAACAGGAAATACGGGCTCAACCTGAAATCGCAGTTCACCCCCGGTCCGGACATGCAGCGGCTCATGCTCCGGCTCGCCCAGGAGGCCGAGGCCGGACACCCGGCGAGCACCGATGTCTACCTCGGAAACTCGCAGGCGATTTTCGACGCGATGAAAGCGAACGTCTTGAAGCCGATCGACTGGACGGCGATCCTGCCGCGCAAGATCCCGTCGGAGCCGGGTTTCGAGCCCGTCGCGCCCGGCAAGGTCGCGGTGATTTTCGCGAGCGCGGTGGTCGGCGTTCTCTACAATTCGGACCTGGTCAAGGGCGATGACGTGCCGCGCAGCCTCGACGACGTGCTCAAGCCGAAATGGAAGGGGAAAGTGGCGTCCACTCCGTACGCGGCCGGCTTCCGGGAGCTCGCCATGCCGGGTCTGTTGGGCCGTGAATACGTCATCGACTACGTGAGGAAGCTCTCGAAGCAGATCGGCGGGCTGATGCGCTGCGGAGAGGCGGAGCGCATCACCAGCGGGGAATTTCTGATGCTGGTCCTTACCTGCGGCGGCAACGACGTCAACGTGCTGCAGAGAACCGGCGCGCCGGTCGCGCACACCGTCGTCAAGGAAGGCACGGTGATCCATACCCGCTACGCCGGCGTGCCGAAGAACTCGCGCTCTCCCAACGCGGGGGCGCTGCTCGCGGCTTACCTGCACACGCCCGAGGGCCAGGCCGTGCTCTGGAAGCACGACGGCATGGACCTCCATCTCTATCCGGACTCGAAGATGAAAAAAGAGGTCGACCAGGTGCGCTCCTCCGGCGGCAAGATCGCCTACAACACCCCGCAGTGGCTCGCCTCGCTCAAAGGCTACAGCGAAACCCAAAAAGAGCTGGAAAAGATCCTGCGGGAAGGGGGCAAGTAG
- a CDS encoding iron ABC transporter permease: MSQATLRLPGRLGGRIQISPALLSISLAPMTLIVIFVAMMFWVSFQKGIFGTAAATYTLDNYRELLSDPFLLRVIKNTVVFALASTAVALAIGLPIAWLVERTTLPAKTLVYTIMTLGLLIPGIYTAMGWTLIAHPRIGILNRWLVDLFGLTEGPINIATPVGMGFVQGLSLASLAFILNAQMFRAMNPSLEEAAKVHGMGFGGILRRITLPLALPGILAAVIYIVTIGIATFDIPAILGLGNRVYLLSTFIYLKVNPQGSGLPEYGITGAVGAFMIVIAGMLTLWYGQVLRQGHRFEVVTGKGYRPSPIDLRGWRFVAWGFIALYAFLSKLLPLLLIAYAALTPYFAPPSAVMFRRLSLVHFAGMDWELVIRGLKNTALLVAVVPLLVVLFAFCISWLVVRSRRNIRYILEFGAFLPHALPEVILAIGALLLALFVLGDHVPLYGSVWLIAIVYVIARLAFATRAINGSLLQIHRELEEAAFVAGLSNARTAARILFPLLRPALLSVWIWTALLVYRELTVAVFLGVHDNVTLPAVIWSYWYGGGINKASAVTLLMTLVLAPLILLFWWFGRRSQVSVQ; the protein is encoded by the coding sequence ATGAGCCAAGCCACTCTGCGATTGCCGGGACGGCTGGGCGGGCGGATCCAGATCTCGCCGGCGTTGCTCTCCATTTCGCTCGCGCCGATGACGCTGATCGTGATCTTCGTCGCCATGATGTTCTGGGTGAGCTTTCAAAAGGGCATCTTCGGCACGGCCGCGGCGACCTACACGCTGGACAACTACCGGGAGCTGTTGAGCGATCCCTTCCTCCTGCGGGTGATCAAGAATACCGTCGTCTTCGCTCTCGCCAGCACCGCCGTCGCGCTGGCGATCGGGCTCCCGATCGCCTGGCTCGTCGAGCGCACCACGCTTCCCGCGAAGACGCTGGTCTATACGATCATGACGCTCGGGTTGCTGATTCCCGGCATCTACACCGCGATGGGCTGGACGCTGATCGCCCATCCCCGGATCGGGATTCTCAACCGATGGCTGGTCGATCTCTTCGGCCTTACCGAGGGGCCGATCAACATCGCGACCCCGGTCGGCATGGGCTTCGTTCAGGGGTTGAGCCTCGCCTCCCTGGCTTTCATCCTCAACGCGCAGATGTTCCGCGCCATGAACCCCTCGCTCGAGGAGGCGGCCAAGGTCCATGGGATGGGCTTCGGCGGAATCCTGCGCCGGATCACCCTTCCGCTGGCTCTCCCGGGAATCCTGGCGGCGGTGATCTACATCGTTACCATCGGCATCGCGACCTTCGACATCCCGGCGATCCTCGGCCTCGGAAACCGGGTCTACCTGCTCAGCACCTTCATCTATCTGAAGGTCAATCCTCAGGGAAGCGGCCTTCCCGAGTATGGCATCACGGGCGCGGTGGGCGCGTTCATGATCGTAATCGCCGGGATGCTCACGCTTTGGTACGGGCAGGTGCTGCGCCAGGGCCACCGCTTCGAGGTGGTGACGGGCAAGGGCTATCGCCCTTCACCGATCGACCTCCGCGGGTGGCGGTTCGTCGCCTGGGGCTTCATCGCGCTCTATGCCTTCCTGTCGAAGCTTTTGCCGCTTCTGCTGATCGCGTACGCCGCGCTGACGCCCTACTTCGCCCCTCCGTCCGCGGTCATGTTCCGCCGCCTTTCGCTGGTCCACTTTGCCGGCATGGACTGGGAGCTGGTCATCCGCGGTTTGAAGAACACGGCCCTCCTGGTCGCGGTCGTCCCGCTGCTCGTCGTTCTGTTCGCGTTTTGCATCTCGTGGCTCGTGGTCCGCTCGCGGCGCAACATTCGCTATATCCTCGAGTTCGGCGCGTTCCTGCCGCACGCGCTCCCGGAAGTCATCCTCGCCATCGGCGCGCTGCTGCTCGCCCTGTTCGTGCTCGGCGACCACGTGCCTCTTTACGGCTCGGTCTGGCTGATCGCGATCGTGTACGTCATCGCGCGCCTCGCGTTCGCGACGCGCGCGATCAACGGGTCGCTGCTGCAGATCCACAGGGAGCTGGAAGAAGCCGCCTTCGTCGCAGGGCTCTCCAACGCCCGGACCGCGGCCCGCATCCTGTTCCCGCTGCTCCGGCCGGCCCTGCTCTCGGTCTGGATCTGGACCGCGCTGCTGGTCTACCGCGAGCTGACGGTCGCGGTCTTTCTGGGCGTGCACGACAACGTCACCCTTCCCGCCGTGATCTGGAGCTACTGGTACGGCGGCGGAATCAACAAGGCTTCGGCGGTGACCCTGTTGATGACGCTCGTCCTGGCGCCGCTGATCCTGCTCTTCTGGTGGTTCGGCCGGCGCAGCCAGGTTTCGGTGCAATGA